One Leopardus geoffroyi isolate Oge1 chromosome B1, O.geoffroyi_Oge1_pat1.0, whole genome shotgun sequence DNA window includes the following coding sequences:
- the LOC123596429 gene encoding uncharacterized protein LOC123596429 produces MALRDKTSGEQPFFSLWIPPPLHQQAQPPRSEKHHSQIPPSPYRATLPLDGTASRGASAGRPPLPAGRERRGRGAARNLRQLLLLRPAALCIAPERRPPPPGAERSGARRKRPRSARGVAGRQRASPSAPRPPCLQGQVSAPRTPGPPPAPRAWAGAAPGRTRARRGHLPGSHPASAGGWPQRSSDATRDPPGAGAPRALLP; encoded by the exons ATGGCCTTAAGAGATAAGACAAGTGGAGAGCAA CCTTTCTTCTCACTCTGGATACCTCCTCCTTTACATCAGCAAGCTCAGCCTCCACGATCAGAGAAGCACCATTCACAAATCCCTCCGTCACCCTATCGCGCAACCCTACCCCTTGATGGCACCGCCT CCCGGGGAGCCAGCGCTGGCCGACCGCCCCTACCTGCGGGACGCGAGCGGCGAGGGAGGGGAGCGGCCCGGAACCTGCGCCAACTCTTGCTTCTTCGGCCGGCTGCGCTCTGCATCGCCCCGGAGCGGCGGCCGCCGCCACCCGGAGCAGAACGCTCAGGAGCGCGGAGGAAAAGGCCACGCAGCGCACGAGGAGTCGCGGGCCGCCAGCGAGCTAGCCCGTCCGCCCCCCGCCCACCCTGCCTGCAAGGCCAGGTCTCCGCGCCGCGCACGCCGGGCCCGCCGCCGGCGCCCCGGGCCTGGGCGGGGGCTGCTCCAGGGCGAACCCGGGCACGACGCGGTCACCTGCCCGGCAGTCACCCCGCGTCCGCCGGGGGCTGGCCCCAGCGCAGCAGCGACGCAACACGCGACCCTCCGGGCGCGGGGGCACCGAGGGCGTTACTACCTTGA